Proteins encoded within one genomic window of Hermetia illucens chromosome 2, iHerIll2.2.curated.20191125, whole genome shotgun sequence:
- the LOC119649442 gene encoding uncharacterized protein LOC119649442 codes for MSVLEFICLTFLVNSVFSAKTIARPTISFPKLSTCQEYVTTSGLCDHYFPIDVFKNHRSTEYKLHLKFYVMGDHDANIKLSNGQDEKIVLYAIVVGGHSNTYSRIRTESLHTVGIDSYKTGLLSPLWPTPIDVRLKYNGELSVAIPGVVDPLLRASAPDLDVKSLCFNVYLSEGRWFYNCNEEDEYISVASPCKIDVRMNYND; via the exons ATGAGTGTTTTGGAGTTTATTTGTCTGACGTTTCTTGTAAACTCAGTATTTAGTGCAAAAACTATCGCACGTCCTACAATTTCATTTCCGAAATTGTCAACGTGCCAGGAATATGTTACTACCTCGGGACTTTGTGACCACTATTTCCCTATTGACGTATTTAAAAATCACAGATCTACTGAATACAAACTGCATCTAAAGTTTTACGTTATGGGCGACCATGATGCTAACATTAAGCTTTCTAATGGACAAGATGAAAAAATTGTCCTGTATGCAATTG ttgTAGGTGGCCATAGTAATACATATTCTCGCATTCGAACTGAGTCTTTGCACACAGTAGGGATCGACAGCTATAAGACTGGACTACTTTCACCCCTTTGGCCAACCCCCATAGATGTGCGCCTAAAATACA atggAGAACTATCGGTCGCTATCCCTGGTGTTGTAGACCCACTTCTGAGAGCTAGTGCTCCCGATTTAGACGTGAAGTCACTATGCTTCAACGTTTATCTGAGCGAAGGTCGATGGTTTTACAATTGCAATGAGGAGGATg aatatatttcagTGGCGAGTCCCTGCAAAATCGATGTTCGAATGAACTATAATGATTAG